The following coding sequences are from one Malaciobacter pacificus window:
- a CDS encoding diguanylate cyclase, whose protein sequence is MEQLNKKLLKNIKILYVEDEKNISEQVKYFFDRYVKEFHIANNGEEGLELFDKVNPDVVITDIQMPKMNGLDMIKQLRRKDLPVIITTAYSDAEYFLKAIELKVDKFVIKPINLIELVNDVQSVVLENHLKNEIFEKDTLLEIVDKNVLISITDTNGVILDVSEAFCNLTGYSKSELIGKTHNILRHDTTGDELYQELWNEITLGKSFNGEVKNKNKNGDTYWTKLTITPVKIEGKIQKYIAIRHDITNKKILETLAIKDDLTKIYNRRYFNKIINKEIRRVKREDNTLSLLCIDIDHFKKYNDTFGHQQGDEILISIANSLKSSLLRRSTDYLFRIGGEEFSMIFSGLSIEESLDFANNIVKNIESLELKHKDNSNVTISAGLVVQSSQYLEDERILYKYADDALYEAKEKGRNQVILSEHSK, encoded by the coding sequence ATGGAACAACTAAATAAAAAACTATTAAAAAATATTAAAATTCTTTATGTTGAAGATGAAAAAAATATAAGTGAACAAGTGAAATACTTCTTTGATAGATATGTTAAAGAATTTCATATAGCAAATAATGGTGAAGAGGGACTAGAGCTTTTTGATAAAGTAAACCCTGATGTAGTAATTACTGATATTCAAATGCCAAAAATGAATGGTTTGGACATGATAAAACAATTAAGAAGAAAAGATTTGCCAGTAATTATTACCACTGCATATTCAGATGCTGAGTATTTCTTAAAAGCAATTGAGCTAAAGGTTGATAAGTTTGTTATTAAACCTATAAATTTAATAGAATTAGTAAATGATGTTCAAAGTGTTGTTTTAGAAAATCATTTAAAAAATGAGATTTTTGAAAAAGATACATTACTTGAAATAGTTGATAAAAATGTTTTAATTTCAATTACAGATACAAATGGAGTTATTTTAGATGTAAGTGAAGCTTTTTGTAATCTTACTGGTTATTCAAAATCTGAATTAATAGGGAAAACTCATAATATTCTTAGACATGACACAACAGGTGATGAGTTATATCAGGAATTGTGGAATGAAATTACTTTGGGAAAATCTTTTAATGGTGAAGTGAAGAATAAAAATAAAAATGGTGATACATATTGGACCAAACTTACTATTACTCCTGTTAAAATAGAAGGGAAAATTCAAAAATATATTGCAATTAGACATGATATAACAAATAAAAAAATATTAGAAACATTAGCAATTAAAGATGATCTAACAAAAATTTATAATAGAAGATACTTTAATAAAATTATTAATAAAGAGATTAGAAGAGTTAAAAGAGAAGATAATACTTTAAGTTTATTATGTATTGATATAGATCATTTTAAAAAATATAATGACACTTTTGGACACCAACAAGGTGATGAAATTTTAATATCAATAGCAAATAGTCTAAAATCATCGCTATTAAGACGTTCTACTGATTATCTATTTAGAATTGGTGGCGAAGAGTTTAGTATGATTTTTTCAGGATTAAGTATCGAAGAGTCTTTAGATTTTGCTAATAATATAGTAAAAAATATAGAAAGCTTAGAACTAAAACATAAAGATAACTCCAACGTAACTATATCAGCAGGTTTAGTTGTTCAAAGTTCTCAATATCTAGAAGATGAAAGAATTCTTTATAAATATGCGGATGATGCACTTTATGAAGCAAAAGAAAAAGGTAGAAATCAAGTAA